The Chitinophagaceae bacterium genome window below encodes:
- a CDS encoding sulfite exporter TauE/SafE family protein: MDTTLLVTILIIGLCAGVLSGMVGVGGGLIIVPALVFFLGMSQHSAQGTSLGLLLLPAGILAVMNYYKAGHVDLKVVGLLALGFIAGSYFGSKWSLALPQDTVRKIFAIFLFYTAFKMIGWEKALVSWVKGLM; the protein is encoded by the coding sequence ATGGATACAACACTTCTTGTTACTATTTTAATCATCGGTTTGTGTGCAGGTGTGCTGAGTGGAATGGTGGGTGTGGGTGGCGGATTGATCATTGTACCTGCACTGGTGTTTTTTCTCGGAATGAGTCAGCACTCAGCACAGGGAACTTCATTGGGACTGTTACTTTTACCCGCAGGTATTCTTGCAGTAATGAATTATTATAAAGCCGGGCATGTTGATCTGAAAGTAGTCGGACTGCTGGCTCTTGGTTTTATTGCCGGCAGTTATTTCGGCAGTAAATGGAGCCTTGCATTGCCGCAGGATACAGTACGTAAAATCTTTGCTATCTTTTTATTTTATACTGCGTTTAAAATGATTGGCTGGGAAAAAGCGTTGGTGAGTTGGGTAAAGGGATTAATGTGA